A portion of the Candidatus Pristimantibacillus lignocellulolyticus genome contains these proteins:
- a CDS encoding chemotaxis protein CheW produces MSQLHTQHEEEDEQKDKYLTFNLGEESYGIEIRYVIEIVGIQDITVVPEVPQYIKGIINLRGQIIPVMDVRLRFKKLFQQYNDRTCIIVVQIQHIVIGLIVDKVAEVVSIPLSNIVPPPEYTQISNQYIQGIGKLNDEVMLLLDCNKLIHDQDATLIEQIL; encoded by the coding sequence ATGTCACAACTACATACACAACATGAGGAAGAAGATGAACAAAAAGACAAATATCTCACCTTTAATCTAGGTGAAGAAAGTTATGGGATTGAAATCCGCTATGTTATTGAAATTGTCGGAATTCAGGATATTACTGTTGTTCCTGAGGTTCCTCAATATATTAAAGGCATTATTAATTTGCGCGGTCAAATTATTCCGGTCATGGATGTACGTTTACGCTTCAAAAAGTTATTTCAACAATACAATGATCGAACCTGTATCATCGTTGTTCAAATTCAACATATTGTTATCGGACTTATTGTAGATAAAGTAGCAGAAGTCGTCTCTATCCCTCTTTCAAATATAGTTCCACCGCCTGAATATACACAAATCAGTAATCAATATATTCAAGGCATCGGTAAACTTAATGATGAAGTAATGTTGCTTTTGGATTGTAATAAACTCATTCATGATCAAGATGCTACCTTGATAGAACAAATCTTATAA
- a CDS encoding methyl-accepting chemotaxis protein, whose translation MNWFNNMKIGNKLITSFVLVAMIAGVIGTISALNLNKINQGYIEMYKTDAYPVGEYGTIGINFQSTRSLIRSIMMTTDPNEQQKYIDQIELNDLENEDAVKSIAATINSTDDQASFDVLKNTSAEYRLVRNEVIAEAKAGNIEKATLIMSEASDLSTKMDEIITGSFKDKQASALVTMTELTEQAKVTIITLIVIVIIAMLLAILLGVFISRNISRPVNRLVETANEIADGNLNVEVNMNSKDEIGQLAVAFQKMINNLNDVMNNIRSASDQVATGAKQMSESSVLLSQGATEQASSVEQLTVSLEEVSSKINSNATNALEANQLTQQSKKNALQGNDRMKEMLVAMEDINASSSNISKIIKVIDEIAFQTNILALNAAVEAARAGQHGKGFAVVAEEVRNLAARSANAAKETTEMIEGSIQKVTNGTKIANDTASALNHIVEDITRVAVLVENITDASSDQASGISQINQGLFQVSQVIQTNSATSEESAAASEELSGQANMMKEQISRFKTRDMNNYSYNSSYQNYSFQPNPSQLDQAFANTTATIAPISISDKEFGKY comes from the coding sequence ATGAATTGGTTCAACAATATGAAAATCGGAAACAAATTAATTACATCATTCGTATTAGTCGCGATGATTGCAGGCGTTATTGGCACGATATCCGCATTGAATTTGAACAAAATTAACCAAGGTTATATTGAGATGTACAAAACTGACGCATATCCAGTCGGTGAATATGGCACAATCGGCATTAATTTCCAAAGTACCCGTTCACTCATTCGAAGCATTATGATGACTACTGATCCGAATGAACAACAAAAATATATTGATCAAATAGAATTAAATGATCTGGAAAATGAAGATGCTGTTAAGTCTATTGCAGCAACAATAAATTCTACCGATGATCAAGCTAGCTTTGATGTGTTAAAAAACACTTCAGCTGAATATCGATTAGTACGTAATGAGGTAATTGCAGAAGCAAAAGCCGGAAACATAGAAAAGGCAACATTGATTATGAGTGAAGCTAGTGATTTATCTACTAAAATGGATGAGATTATTACAGGTTCGTTCAAAGACAAACAGGCATCTGCGTTAGTAACAATGACAGAACTAACTGAGCAAGCTAAAGTAACAATCATTACATTAATCGTCATTGTCATTATCGCTATGCTACTTGCTATTCTACTTGGTGTATTCATTTCTCGTAATATTAGTCGCCCAGTTAATCGACTTGTTGAAACTGCTAATGAAATTGCGGATGGCAATCTAAACGTTGAAGTCAACATGAATTCTAAAGATGAAATCGGTCAACTAGCTGTCGCTTTCCAAAAAATGATTAATAATTTGAACGATGTCATGAACAATATCCGTTCTGCTTCCGATCAAGTAGCAACAGGTGCAAAACAGATGTCTGAATCTAGCGTGTTACTATCTCAAGGCGCTACAGAACAAGCCAGTTCCGTAGAACAACTTACTGTTTCTTTAGAAGAAGTATCTAGTAAAATCAACTCCAATGCTACTAATGCACTTGAAGCAAATCAATTAACACAGCAATCCAAGAAGAACGCATTACAAGGTAACGATCGTATGAAAGAAATGCTCGTCGCTATGGAAGATATTAATGCTTCTTCCTCTAATATTTCAAAGATTATTAAAGTAATAGATGAGATTGCATTCCAGACGAATATTCTTGCGCTTAATGCTGCAGTTGAAGCTGCTCGAGCGGGTCAACATGGTAAAGGGTTTGCGGTCGTGGCCGAAGAGGTTCGTAATCTAGCAGCACGTTCTGCCAATGCTGCCAAAGAAACAACAGAGATGATTGAAGGATCTATCCAAAAAGTAACGAATGGTACGAAAATAGCTAATGATACTGCTAGTGCTTTGAATCATATTGTAGAAGATATTACGAGAGTTGCTGTGCTAGTAGAAAATATTACAGATGCATCTAGTGATCAAGCTTCTGGCATTTCGCAAATTAACCAAGGATTATTCCAAGTCTCTCAAGTTATTCAGACGAATTCTGCTACATCCGAAGAAAGTGCAGCAGCAAGTGAAGAGCTTAGTGGACAAGCTAATATGATGAAGGAACAAATAAGCCGATTCAAGACTCGTGATATGAATAACTATAGTTACAACTCATCGTATCAAAACTATAGTTTTCAACCTAACCCTTCTCAATTAGATCAAGCATTCGCCAATACAACAGCAACAATAGCACCGATTAGTATTAGTGATAAGGAGTTTGGGAAATATTGA
- a CDS encoding protein-glutamate O-methyltransferase CheR has translation MALNISEQEFQQLAQYIHSHYGIHLKDEKKTLLVGRLQQVLFKLGMTSFSEYYYYLVTDRTGDAARSLINHISTNHTFYMREADHFFFLRDHCLPQIKPQHSNRDVRIWCAGCSSGEEAYTLAMILEDFYGAQTPSWDKKLLATDISTQALEKAVTGIYSADAIESLPASWRSKYFRKLVDQQYEMIPRIKEEILFRRFNLMAPSLPFKKKFHIIFCRNVMIYFDSPTKDRLIQQFYEATEPGGYLFLGHSESIDRKLFGYKYVQPSIYRKV, from the coding sequence ATGGCTCTCAATATAAGCGAACAAGAATTTCAACAACTTGCTCAATATATCCATTCCCATTATGGCATTCACCTGAAAGATGAGAAGAAAACATTACTGGTAGGAAGATTGCAGCAAGTCCTATTTAAGCTTGGGATGACAAGTTTTTCAGAATATTATTATTATCTTGTAACCGATCGTACAGGTGACGCTGCAAGATCGCTTATCAATCATATTTCAACGAACCATACTTTTTATATGCGAGAAGCTGATCATTTCTTTTTCCTGCGAGATCATTGTCTTCCACAAATCAAACCGCAGCATAGTAATCGAGATGTTCGCATATGGTGCGCAGGATGCTCTTCTGGTGAAGAGGCTTATACGCTAGCCATGATCCTTGAAGATTTCTATGGCGCTCAAACACCAAGTTGGGATAAAAAACTTCTGGCTACAGATATTTCAACTCAGGCGCTTGAAAAAGCAGTAACAGGTATATATAGCGCCGATGCTATTGAATCTTTACCTGCATCATGGCGCTCCAAATATTTCCGCAAATTGGTTGATCAGCAATATGAGATGATACCACGAATTAAGGAAGAAATCCTTTTTCGCAGATTCAATCTTATGGCACCAAGCCTTCCGTTTAAGAAGAAGTTTCATATCATTTTTTGTCGTAATGTTATGATCTACTTTGATAGTCCAACTAAAGATAGACTCATCCAACAGTTTTATGAAGCTACCGAGCCTGGAGGTTATTTATTTCTTGGGCATTCGGAATCGATAGATCGCAAGCTGTTCGGCTATAAATACGTTCAACCATCAATATACCGTAAAGTATAA
- the cheB gene encoding chemotaxis-specific protein-glutamate methyltransferase CheB, translated as MTTPIRLLIVDDSIVFREALARGLSHEPLIHILPTASDPFDAIGKIKQYKPNVIVSDIEMPGMNGIEFIKNHVRPLKIPTITLSALHDLKDLSLRAGASAFLTKPRSNTDSEVTKFIKDLLMLVINLGRVQHPYNIVHNQGSSAGDTKRKLIVIGASTGGTEAIHHVLSNLPSNCPPILIVQHIPQGFSRMFAERLNDASPMQVKEAVHGDLLRPGLALVAPGDKHMRLKEHHQQFFVDCRLGEKVNGHAPSVDVLFHSVAITMGSHAIGIILTGMGRDGAEGLLEMRIAGAKTLAQDEASSIVYGMPKAAFEIGAAEKQVPLSRIAQEILLSL; from the coding sequence ATGACTACACCAATCCGTTTACTAATCGTGGACGATTCTATCGTTTTTCGAGAAGCTTTGGCAAGAGGTTTATCACATGAACCACTCATTCATATATTACCAACTGCATCAGATCCATTTGATGCCATCGGGAAGATTAAGCAGTATAAACCTAACGTTATTGTAAGCGATATAGAGATGCCTGGTATGAACGGTATTGAATTTATTAAAAATCATGTAAGACCTTTGAAAATTCCAACGATCACATTATCTGCTTTACATGATCTCAAAGATCTATCGTTACGTGCAGGTGCATCGGCTTTTCTAACAAAACCCAGATCAAATACTGATAGCGAAGTAACGAAGTTTATTAAAGACCTTCTAATGCTAGTTATTAATCTTGGTAGAGTACAACATCCTTATAATATCGTTCACAATCAAGGTTCATCTGCCGGAGATACGAAGCGGAAACTGATTGTTATTGGTGCTTCTACAGGAGGAACTGAGGCTATTCATCATGTTCTTAGTAATCTTCCGAGTAATTGTCCACCAATTCTGATCGTACAGCATATCCCTCAGGGCTTCTCTCGTATGTTTGCTGAACGACTAAATGATGCTTCACCGATGCAAGTTAAAGAAGCTGTTCATGGCGATCTACTACGACCAGGATTAGCACTCGTTGCACCTGGTGATAAACATATGCGACTTAAAGAGCATCATCAGCAGTTTTTTGTAGATTGTCGTCTTGGAGAAAAAGTCAATGGTCACGCCCCCTCAGTGGACGTATTATTTCATTCTGTTGCGATAACTATGGGCTCTCATGCAATAGGAATAATATTAACCGGAATGGGTCGCGACGGAGCGGAAGGTTTACTAGAAATGCGCATAGCAGGAGCAAAAACTTTGGCACAAGATGAGGCAAGTTCAATTGTATATGGTATGCCAAAAGCGGCATTTGAGATTGGAGCAGCTGAGAAACAAGTGCCCTTAAGTCGTATTGCTCAAGAAATATTACTCTCACTATAA
- a CDS encoding aminoglycoside phosphotransferase family protein, giving the protein MEGTVKLKVTEQQLNHALRQVYGCDAVVITELTDGWANSAYEVLMQDGKSYIVKVSPAQSTKLMRYEYEMMKTEVEVLNLLQQVNSIPIPKVIAYDRSRQLLEGEFFIMEKLPGQPYNKVKDQLTTEERHTIEIELGQFNSAINEVTGTSFGYFNARKNEQSSWREAFLLMINGVLDDGEDTELPLPMPYDELRQLLNKRSYCLSEVTVPSLVHWDLWDGNFFVEHGKITGIIDFERTLWGDPLIEHYFSNKANSKSFVEGYGKYEQLTHNERQRLAYYNLYLDLIMYIECAFRGYANNDHVEWAKRNVEVGIATFIEQSQ; this is encoded by the coding sequence ATGGAAGGCACCGTTAAGCTGAAAGTTACAGAGCAGCAATTGAATCATGCATTGCGTCAAGTGTATGGATGTGATGCAGTAGTTATTACTGAGTTAACAGATGGATGGGCAAACTCAGCATACGAGGTGCTAATGCAAGATGGGAAATCTTATATTGTGAAAGTCTCACCTGCACAATCGACGAAGCTTATGCGATATGAATATGAGATGATGAAGACAGAAGTGGAAGTGCTTAATTTACTACAGCAAGTAAATAGCATTCCTATCCCAAAAGTGATCGCTTACGATCGATCAAGACAATTACTCGAAGGTGAATTTTTCATTATGGAAAAATTACCAGGTCAACCGTACAATAAAGTGAAAGATCAATTAACGACAGAAGAAAGACATACTATAGAGATTGAGCTTGGACAATTTAACTCAGCAATTAATGAAGTGACAGGTACTTCATTCGGATATTTCAATGCAAGAAAGAATGAGCAAAGTTCATGGCGTGAAGCATTTCTACTTATGATTAATGGCGTATTAGATGATGGAGAGGATACTGAATTGCCACTACCTATGCCATACGATGAACTGCGTCAACTTCTGAATAAGAGAAGCTATTGTTTAAGTGAAGTAACTGTACCATCACTTGTTCATTGGGATCTTTGGGATGGAAATTTCTTTGTTGAACATGGGAAGATTACAGGGATTATAGATTTTGAGCGAACACTTTGGGGCGATCCATTGATTGAGCATTACTTTAGTAATAAAGCGAATTCTAAGTCGTTTGTAGAGGGTTATGGCAAGTATGAGCAATTGACACATAATGAACGCCAACGACTTGCTTATTATAATTTATATCTTGATCTAATTATGTATATAGAATGTGCATTTCGTGGCTATGCGAACAATGATCATGTGGAGTGGGCGAAGCGGAATGTAGAAGTGGGTATTGCAACGTTTATTGAACAAAGCCAATAA
- a CDS encoding LLM class flavin-dependent oxidoreductase: protein MTHQPFQFGIYTLADLGQNPHTGELISARERVTEIIKLAKLADELGLDIFGVGEHHRLDYAISSTAVTLGAIAQATKQIRLTSATTVISTIDPVRLYEDYATLDLISNGRAEIIAGRGAFFESFPLFGYDANDYNDLFEENTKLFLLLNKNERLNWEGQFRSSLHNAEIAPRPIQTEIPLWIGVGGSISSAERAAKYGYGMTLAILGGEVTSFQPLVDAYRQTSLQLGKPVDEMRIAVTGHTFIAENGEQAKEQYFPYYANYKNYVNAQLGKNKSYTREQYEEMTSPQASLFVGSPEQIADKILYQHKLFGHTRFMAQLDIGGLPFDLIATSLELLATKVIPIVRKQINQ from the coding sequence ATGACACATCAACCATTTCAATTTGGTATTTATACATTAGCTGATTTAGGACAAAACCCGCATACCGGTGAGCTAATTAGTGCTAGAGAAAGAGTTACGGAGATTATTAAGTTAGCAAAATTAGCGGACGAACTTGGATTAGATATTTTTGGTGTTGGTGAGCATCATCGACTTGATTATGCAATTTCTTCAACTGCGGTTACACTTGGAGCAATTGCCCAAGCAACTAAGCAAATTCGTTTAACGAGTGCGACAACGGTCATTAGTACTATCGACCCTGTTCGATTATATGAGGATTATGCCACTCTTGACTTGATCTCTAATGGAAGAGCAGAGATCATAGCTGGTCGAGGCGCTTTTTTTGAATCATTTCCTTTGTTCGGTTATGATGCTAATGATTATAATGATTTATTTGAAGAAAATACGAAACTTTTTCTTCTCCTTAATAAAAATGAACGTTTAAATTGGGAGGGTCAGTTCCGCTCTTCTTTACATAATGCTGAAATTGCTCCACGACCCATACAAACGGAAATACCTTTATGGATTGGTGTTGGCGGTAGCATTTCAAGTGCGGAGCGCGCTGCAAAGTATGGTTATGGTATGACACTAGCTATTCTTGGAGGCGAGGTTACTTCATTCCAACCACTAGTCGATGCATATCGTCAGACTTCTTTACAACTAGGAAAACCTGTAGATGAAATGAGAATTGCTGTAACGGGGCATACGTTTATCGCTGAAAATGGAGAGCAAGCGAAAGAACAGTATTTCCCATACTACGCGAATTACAAAAATTATGTTAATGCTCAGCTTGGTAAAAATAAGTCGTATACACGCGAGCAATATGAAGAAATGACTTCACCACAAGCTTCACTCTTTGTTGGTAGCCCAGAACAAATTGCAGACAAAATATTATATCAGCATAAATTGTTTGGTCATACAAGATTTATGGCTCAATTAGATATCGGTGGGTTACCTTTCGATCTTATTGCAACTAGTCTTGAACTACTAGCAACCAAAGTAATTCCTATCGTTCGGAAACAAATTAATCAATAA
- a CDS encoding GNAT family N-acetyltransferase: protein MISQLEHIEALSLNHWPALQTEDIDGWKLRTANGYTKRANCVSTLIGSKENISEKIARCEQYYSAINQPTIFKLTPFSAPSLDEKLDQLNYIKQDSSFVMTMPLQNFQSIADSSLQQTEELQFTLLHHISIKWIEQYCQLSGVSEKFIPTIIDMMAAIQGEIICGSYSLNNEVVAVGLAVVDKQYISLYNIITAEQHRSKGIAGALITKLLNVGSQKGAHTSYLQVLSDNSPARHLYKKLGYIDQYPYWYRVK, encoded by the coding sequence ATGATTTCACAGTTAGAACATATCGAAGCCTTGAGCCTTAATCATTGGCCAGCATTGCAGACGGAAGATATAGATGGTTGGAAACTACGTACAGCTAATGGATATACGAAACGAGCAAACTGTGTTAGTACGTTAATTGGCTCCAAAGAAAACATTAGTGAAAAAATAGCACGTTGTGAACAATATTATAGCGCAATAAATCAACCGACCATATTCAAGCTCACTCCTTTTTCAGCGCCTAGTCTCGATGAAAAATTGGATCAGCTTAACTATATAAAACAAGACTCATCATTCGTAATGACTATGCCATTACAGAATTTTCAATCTATTGCAGATTCATCTCTTCAACAAACGGAGGAATTACAATTCACTTTGCTCCACCACATCTCTATAAAATGGATTGAGCAGTACTGTCAACTTAGCGGAGTATCTGAAAAGTTTATTCCTACCATTATAGATATGATGGCAGCAATACAAGGTGAGATTATTTGCGGTAGTTACAGCTTGAATAATGAGGTCGTAGCGGTTGGTTTAGCTGTTGTTGATAAGCAATATATAAGCTTATATAACATCATCACTGCCGAGCAACATCGTAGTAAAGGCATTGCTGGGGCGCTTATAACAAAGCTATTGAACGTTGGTTCGCAAAAGGGTGCACATACGAGCTATTTACAAGTATTATCCGATAACTCTCCCGCACGTCATCTATACAAGAAATTAGGTTATATTGATCAATATCCTTACTGGTATCGAGTTAAATAA
- a CDS encoding TetR/AcrR family transcriptional regulator: MNKRKKMVVEHAQALFLEKGIQMTSIQDIIERAGISKGTFYNYFSSKYDCVGAILQQIRSEASLLQSELQLGKDPKDINLLIEQTSVIIRINEKRGLSAMFEELLHSGDRDLKKLVLNYKMVEFEWFANRLIEIFGEELRPHALEAAVIWNGMQQHLLFTGKFINQRGLNVKTVAVSVYQYMKVIINSLINENTAVLDAEKLFLLKVSLAQDKIRREDVLLLFDDLIENFKLTKAQMDLATSLRYEIEQDPLRDAVISALLQPFLDSFKGSVLYNQAREIMSETWHFQKQ, from the coding sequence ATGAATAAGCGAAAGAAAATGGTAGTCGAGCATGCTCAGGCGCTTTTTTTAGAAAAAGGCATTCAAATGACGTCCATCCAAGATATTATAGAGCGTGCAGGTATTTCTAAAGGAACGTTCTATAATTATTTTTCTTCTAAATATGATTGTGTAGGTGCCATTTTACAGCAGATCAGAAGCGAAGCGAGTTTACTTCAAAGTGAACTACAACTTGGTAAAGATCCCAAGGATATTAATTTACTTATCGAACAGACTTCCGTAATTATTCGAATTAATGAAAAACGTGGTTTAAGTGCAATGTTTGAAGAACTTCTTCATTCTGGAGATCGTGATTTGAAAAAGCTTGTCCTTAATTACAAAATGGTTGAATTTGAATGGTTTGCTAATCGGCTCATAGAAATATTTGGCGAAGAATTAAGACCCCATGCACTCGAAGCAGCTGTTATTTGGAACGGTATGCAGCAACATTTGTTATTTACTGGTAAATTTATTAATCAACGCGGATTAAATGTTAAAACAGTTGCTGTATCAGTATACCAATATATGAAAGTTATTATTAATAGCTTAATAAATGAAAATACAGCGGTGCTAGATGCTGAAAAATTATTTTTGCTAAAAGTTTCGTTGGCACAAGATAAAATTAGGAGAGAAGATGTACTATTGCTGTTTGATGATTTAATTGAAAATTTCAAATTAACTAAAGCGCAAATGGACTTAGCTACTTCTTTACGATATGAAATTGAACAAGATCCATTACGAGATGCTGTAATTAGTGCATTGTTACAACCGTTTCTTGATTCATTCAAAGGAAGTGTCTTATATAATCAAGCAAGGGAAATAATGAGTGAAACTTGGCATTTTCAAAAACAATAA
- a CDS encoding DHA2 family efflux MFS transporter permease subunit: protein MSEPLQQLKKPPYFMLAILFFGAFVSFLNNSLMNVALPTIMGDFGMTDYSTVQWLTTGYMLVSGVLIPVSAFLLTRFTNRALFITAMTLFTLGTGIAAIAPNFGVLLTGRMIQAAGSSVMSPLLMNVMLISFPREKRGAAMGVFGLVMITAPALGPTLSGYIVEYYDWRVLFEMILPFSIIALVLAIFKLQNVMPTKKATLDYLSVVLSTLGFGSLLYGFSSVSTSADGWKDSIVITTIAAGVVLIVLFVLRQLRSGQPLLNLSVYKYPMFALGNVISVVNSAALFAGMILTPAYMQTVKGISPLDSGLMMLPGALVMGVMSPITGKLFDKFGPRVLGIIGIGITTIATYQMTFFELDTSNLHIVLVYSVRMFGISMVMMPIMTNGLNQLPTRLNPHGTAVNNTIQQVAGAIGTAIFVSIMNSHTAQSITEQLDGIDPTTLAADQMALIKRTGMLEGIQYTFLIATFTTLVAFILTFFVKRVDVSKDALAKIEGDNATS, encoded by the coding sequence ATGAGTGAACCTTTACAACAGTTAAAGAAACCCCCGTATTTTATGCTAGCTATATTGTTTTTTGGAGCATTTGTTTCTTTTCTGAATAACTCATTAATGAACGTAGCGCTACCAACAATAATGGGCGATTTTGGAATGACAGATTATTCTACAGTACAATGGCTTACAACCGGTTATATGCTAGTGAGTGGTGTACTAATTCCAGTATCTGCTTTCTTACTTACAAGATTTACTAACCGAGCTTTATTCATTACCGCAATGACTTTATTTACACTAGGTACAGGAATTGCTGCTATTGCTCCTAACTTTGGTGTGCTATTAACAGGTCGAATGATTCAAGCTGCTGGATCGTCTGTTATGTCACCATTACTAATGAACGTAATGTTAATTAGTTTCCCGCGTGAGAAGCGTGGTGCGGCAATGGGCGTATTCGGCCTTGTAATGATCACTGCACCTGCTCTTGGACCAACGTTATCAGGATACATCGTTGAATATTACGATTGGCGTGTTCTTTTTGAAATGATTTTGCCATTCTCTATTATTGCTCTTGTTCTTGCCATCTTCAAACTACAAAATGTTATGCCGACCAAAAAAGCTACTCTCGATTACTTATCCGTTGTGCTTTCTACGCTAGGCTTTGGTAGCTTACTTTATGGTTTCAGTTCTGTAAGTACAAGTGCTGATGGATGGAAAGATTCAATCGTTATTACAACGATTGCCGCTGGCGTTGTGTTGATTGTATTATTCGTACTACGACAATTGCGATCTGGGCAACCGCTATTGAATTTGTCAGTATACAAATATCCAATGTTCGCACTAGGTAATGTTATATCAGTCGTGAACTCTGCTGCTTTATTCGCTGGAATGATCCTTACTCCAGCATATATGCAAACAGTTAAAGGAATCTCGCCACTTGATTCTGGATTAATGATGTTACCAGGTGCACTTGTTATGGGCGTTATGTCTCCGATTACTGGAAAATTATTCGATAAATTCGGACCACGAGTTCTTGGAATAATCGGTATCGGTATAACTACTATCGCAACATATCAAATGACGTTCTTTGAGCTTGATACATCAAATCTACACATTGTTTTAGTTTACTCTGTGCGTATGTTTGGTATTTCAATGGTAATGATGCCAATTATGACTAATGGTTTGAATCAATTACCTACACGTCTAAACCCACATGGTACAGCAGTTAATAATACGATTCAACAAGTAGCTGGTGCAATTGGAACAGCTATCTTCGTAAGTATTATGAATTCACATACAGCGCAAAGTATAACGGAACAACTAGATGGAATTGATCCAACTACACTTGCTGCAGATCAAATGGCTCTTATTAAAAGAACGGGAATGCTTGAAGGTATTCAATATACTTTCTTGATCGCGACATTCACTACACTTGTTGCCTTTATTCTTACTTTCTTTGTAAAACGTGTTGATGTTAGTAAAGACGCTCTCGCTAAAATTGAAGGCGATAATGCAACTTCGTAG
- a CDS encoding response regulator transcription factor: MNVLIIEDDASIQMLLKLSLQVEGYTPTVVGTVKDGFIALDNDQIDLILLDITLPDESGFQFLQTLHQQKRLIPVIVLTAKNAMNDKILGFQLGADDYMTKPFETRELIERIKAVMRRMKVTLPAQTVKLGQIEIDHAERTLKISEKYIKTTTKEFDFMWLLCSNPKKVFTREQLLDMVWGFDYYGPTRSVDMMVNRLREKLKPHEHIVVTVHGTGYKLEVEHEA, encoded by the coding sequence ATGAACGTACTTATTATTGAAGATGATGCTAGCATTCAAATGTTGTTAAAACTTAGTTTACAGGTAGAAGGCTATACTCCAACTGTAGTAGGAACAGTAAAAGATGGTTTTATTGCTTTAGATAACGATCAGATTGACTTAATACTACTTGATATTACATTACCAGATGAATCAGGATTTCAATTCTTGCAAACGCTTCACCAACAAAAACGACTAATACCGGTAATTGTGCTAACCGCAAAAAATGCAATGAATGACAAAATATTAGGTTTTCAACTTGGTGCTGATGATTATATGACTAAACCATTTGAGACAAGGGAACTCATTGAACGAATTAAAGCAGTAATGCGACGTATGAAGGTTACTTTACCAGCTCAAACAGTTAAGCTGGGGCAGATCGAAATTGATCATGCTGAACGTACATTAAAGATTTCAGAAAAATATATTAAAACAACGACAAAGGAATTTGATTTTATGTGGTTACTTTGTAGCAATCCAAAAAAAGTATTTACTCGTGAACAATTATTAGATATGGTTTGGGGTTTTGATTATTATGGTCCTACCCGTTCTGTTGATATGATGGTTAATAGATTAAGAGAAAAATTAAAACCACATGAGCACATTGTCGTCACTGTTCATGGAACGGGGTATAAGTTGGAGGTAGAACATGAAGCTTAG